In one Lolium rigidum isolate FL_2022 chromosome 3, APGP_CSIRO_Lrig_0.1, whole genome shotgun sequence genomic region, the following are encoded:
- the LOC124695276 gene encoding cytochrome P450 78A9-like encodes METSVESWWVLPLTLIPAISGGQHDGSTTTLAAIATSFAYLAVFACLAWAAAALLYWAHPGGPAWGKYWRGRGKSVGARGAIPGPKGLPVVGSLGLMSGLAHRSLAAEAARRPGAKRLMALSLGPVRAIVASHPDVAKEILDNPAFAARPLNHAAYGLMFHRSIGFAEHGPYWRALRRVAAGHLFGPRQVDAFAPYRARVGDDVVAALRGSAGVGGGVVQVRGVLRRASLYYIMRFVFGKEYAVSATSPSAGEKKGEVEELLEMVHEGYELLGKENWCDYFPGLAAVDPQGIGARCAELMPRVNRFVHGIIQEHRAKAIAGGEARDFVDILLSLQESEGLADADIAAVVWEMVFRGTDAMAVLMEWTMARLVLHRDVQANVHRELDDVVGRGNHVTESAVPSLPYLQALIKEALRVHPPGPLLSWRHRAISDTYVDGHLVPAGTTAMVNQWAMSRDPEIWDAPLEFRPERFLAGGEAPDVSVLGADGRLVPFGSGRRSCPGKSLAMTTVTSWMATLLHEFEWTPAGADTGVDLSEVLRLSCEMAVPLEVRVRPRRQL; translated from the exons ATGGAGACCTCAGTCGAGAGCTGGTGGGTGCTGCCCCTGACCTTGATCCCAGCCATCTCCGGTGGCCAACACGACGGCAGCACCACCACACTAGCTGCCATAGCCACTAGCTTCGCCTACCTCGCCGTCTTCGCGTGCCTCGCGTGGGCAGCCGCTGCCCTGCTCTACTGGGCACACCCGGGCGGCCCTGCATGGGGAAAGTACTGGAGGGGAAGGGGGAAGAGCGTCGGGGCACGCGGCGCGATCCCGGGGCCGAAAGGGCTGCCCGTCGTCGGCAGCCTCGGTCTCATGTCCGGGCTAGCTCACCGCTCTCTGGCCGCCGAGGCGGCGCGCCGGCCCGGGGCCAAGAGGCTCATGGCGCTGTCGCTCGGCCCTGTCCGCGCCATCGTCGCGTCCCACCCGGACGTGGCCAAGGAGATCCTCGACAACCCGGCCTTCGCCGCCCGCCCGCTCAACCACGCCGCCTACGGCCTCATGTTCCACCGCTCCATCGGCTTCGCCGAGCACGGCCCCTACTGGCGCGCGCTCCGTCGCGTCGCTGCCGGCCACCTGTTCGGCCCGAGGCAGGTCGACGCCTTCGCGCCCTACCGCGCGCGCGTCGGGGATgacgtggtggcggcgctccgCGGTAGCGCCGGCGTGGGAGGCGGCGTCGTGCAGGTGCGCGGCGTCCTCCGGCGCGCGTCGCTCTACTACATCATGCGGTTCGTGTTCGGCAAGGAGTACGCCGTGTCGGCGACGTCGCCGTCCGCCGGGGAGAAGAAGGGGGAGGTGGAGGAGCTGCTGGAGATGGTGCACGAAGGGTACGAGCTCCTGGGCAAGGAGAACTGGTGCGACTACTTCCCGGGGCTCGCCGCCGTCGACCCGCAGGGCATCGGGGCGCGGTGCGCCGAGCTAATGCCGCGTGTGAACCGCTTCGTGCACGGCATCATCCAGGAGCACCGTGCCAAGGCGATCGCTGGGGGAGAGGCGCGTGACTTCGTTGACATATTGCTTTCCCTGCAGGAGAGCGAGGGGCTCGCCGACGCCGACATCGCCGCCGTGGTCTGG GAGATGGTTTTCAGAGGAACAGACGCCATGGCCGTGCTGATGGAGTGGACCATGGCGCGCCTCGTCCTCCACCGCGACGTCCAGGCCAACGTGCACCGTGAGCTCGACGATGTTGTCGGCCGTGGAAACCACGTCACCGAGTCCGCCGTGCCATCCCTACCCTACCTTCAAGCTCTAATCAAGGAAGCTCTCCGTGTGCACCCGCCGGGCCCGCTGCTCTCGTGGCGCCACAGGGCCATCTCGGACACGTACGTCGACGGCCACCTAGTCCCCGCCGGCACCACCGCCATGGTCAACCAATGGGCCATGAGCCGCGACCCCGAAATCTGGGACGCGCCGCTCGAGTTCCGCCCCGAGCGGttcctcgccggcggcgaggccCCGGACGTGTCCGTGCTCGGGGCCGACGGGCGGCTCGTGCCGTTCGGGTCCGGCAGGCGGAGCTGCCCGGGCAAGTCCCTGGCCATGACCACCGTTACCTCCTGGATGGCCACGCTGCTGCACGAGTTCGAGTGGACGCCGGCGGGCGCCGACACCGGCGTCGACCTGTCAGAGGTGCTCCGCCTGTCGTGCGAGATGGCCGTGCCGCTCGAGGTCAGGGTTCGCCCGAGGCGCCAGTTGtga
- the LOC124701335 gene encoding ATP phosphoribosyltransferase, chloroplastic-like codes for MAPMLGVRLDFAPFLLSPSSSPPSSTLRVRPSPSPAPTAGARFHAPRAATATAVSIKPAAATPLSADRTAVRLGIASKGRMSDLTRDLLKSCQLTVIQSNPRQYIADIPQMPNLEVWLQRPTDIVRKLCSGDLDLGIVGYDIISEIGQGNDDLVIIHDALDFGHCRLSLAVPKEGIFQNINTLEELVNMPQWTEERPMRVVTGFGYVGAKFLKEKGFKHVSFLSGDGALESYPAMGMADVIVDLVSSGTTLRENNLKEIEGGVILESQAALVASRKSLNRREGALEISHEMLERLEAHLTASGKIMVTANMRGNSAEEVAERVLKQPSLCGLQGPTISPVYCSLDGNVAVDYYAINIVVPQKSLYKSIQQLRSIGGSGVLVSKLTYIFNEETPRWRQLLSELGM; via the exons ATGGCGCCGATGCTGGGGGTGCGCCTAGACTTCGCGCCCTTCCTCCTCTCcccgtcctcctcgccgccgtcctccACCCTGCGCGTCCGGCCCTCGCCCTCCCCGGCGCCGACGGCCGGGGCTCGCTTTCACGCACCGCGGGCGGCGACGGCCACAGCGGTCTCCATCAAACCGGCGGCGGCCACGCCGCTCTCCGCCGACCGCACGGCCGTCCGCCTCGGGATCGCCAGCAAGGGCCGCATGTCCGACCTCACCCGAGACCTCCTCAAG AGTTGCCAGTTGACTGTCATTCAGTCGAACCCGCGGCAGTACATTGCCGACATCCCGCAG ATGCCAAACTTGGAGGTTTGGCTTCAGAGGCCCACGGATATTGTTCGTAAACTGTGTTCAGGGGATCTTGATCTTGGCATTGTGGGTTATGACATAATCAGTGAAATTGGGCAG GGCAATGATGATTTAGTTATTATTCATGATGCTCTCGACTTCGGACACTGTCGCTTGTCCCTTGCG GTACCCAAGGAAGGTATTTTTCAAAACATAAATACTCTAGAGGAGTTGGTAAATATGCCTCAGTGGACAGAAGAAAGACCAATGCGGGTTGTTACAGGATTTGGATAT GTAGGTGCTAAGTTTTTGAAAGAAAAAGGTTTCAAGCATGTTTCGTTTCTATCTGGCGATGGTGCTCTTGAGTCATATCCTGCT ATGGGCATGGCTGATGTTATTGTGGACCTTGTGAGTAGTGGAACGACTTTGCGCGAGAATAATTTGAAGGAAATTGAGGGTGGAGTAATTTTGGAAAGCCAG GCCGCACTTGTAGCAAGTAGGAAATCTTTGAACAGACGTGAAGGTGCATTGGAGATTTCACATGAGATGCTTGAAAGACTAGAGGCTCACCTCACAGCGTCTGGCAAGATAATG GTAACAGCAAATATGAGGGGCAACAGTGCAGAAGAAGTGGCAGAGAGAGTTCTCAAACAACCGTCATTATGTGGATTACAG GGCCCAACTATAAGTCCAGTGTATTGCAGCCTTGATGGCAATGTCGCTGTTGACTACTATGCTATTAATATAGTAGTTCCACAAAAGTCACTTTACAAGTCTATTCAGCAACTGAGATCT ATTGGTGGTAGCGGAGTCCTGGTGTCAAAACTGACCTACATATTTAATGAGGAGACTCCTAGGTGGCGCCAACTTCTTTCGGAGCTGGGAATGTGA